One segment of Megachile rotundata isolate GNS110a chromosome 4, iyMegRotu1, whole genome shotgun sequence DNA contains the following:
- the crb gene encoding cell polarity complex component crumbs isoform X4 — MRARYVVAVLTSLLVVTDEAPQDIRHKEYDEHPREAYFDGSAFLKLSSFVSVHRHSGLSFRTCEGGRLFMQKYNDDSISLEVTPEGLLFVAIVDQQRYKARLNARLLNNAWNNVNLFFRLGNLTLNAAGHTQVIANATYNAAILTLPDYDMNGSLIVGEGFRGCILQGPGILFNDTINNGAIFGPCPADNKGCSTGGLGSVGPSSITTMDFCNHEPCMMHGKCVSRQDRYECHCYARYSGNNCQIDNGSPCLTGPCRNGGTCNEDAKGDYSCACKPGFTGTFCESQLGVRLCEQSPCRNDGICLAVTETDYKCECSAGWTGKNCETNINECASNPCKHGGLCIDGINNYTCMCDRTGYEGANCEIDIDECLADPCLNNGVCYDNYGGYICHCPNGFEGQNCELNLNECISDPCKHGGDCVDDVGSYHCNCLPGYAGRHCELRSLCENAACPANSICVEDAHGPQCVCNPGFMGNPPNCTINYCANNPCANGGTCTSNKDGFNCTCPPEWKGKNCQINVDECLSQPCQNGGTCIDRINGYTCNCTKDFMGENCELEYNACAVNPCQNNGNCTLIARSRREFVCECPQGFEGKICNINVDDCVDVVCPDGKICVDGIAGYECKCREGYRDPNCTLIVDHCATKPCNSGTCIDLGEHGFECKCKDGYQGQFCEEDVDECKVEGISLCNNGICLNTEGSYNCFCRPGFSGDHCDIDIDECLWAPCKNNATCIDRINTFECQCPPGYSGKTCDMDVNECESDPCQNGATCVNEIASYMCICSLGFRGINCEINIDDCEPSPCLNQGRCIDGINNYTCDCSDTGFEGAHCEQNIDDCRSQPCVNGAKCKDDIKNYKCQCYAGYTGKNCEIDVNECDSSPCKYNGTCLERSKSELYKSDALTLPAIFNQEFSYANASGYECLCVQGLTGKNCEININECDSNPCLAGNCLDRIGGYTCECENGYEGDLCQHDIDECKRYTPCEHGVCTDGRADYTCTCEPEYGGKNCSVELTGCQGNACQNGGTCWPYLVDETIHKFNCTCPNGFHGEICDYVTTMSLTGRSYVLVNTTRDEGYDIQFRFRTTLPNGLLAIGKGSTFYILELVNGKLNLHSSLLNKWEGVFIGSGLNDSHWQKVFVAINATHLVLSANEEQTIYPISLNEGSNSNHTSFPMTYVGGTTNYLQRLTHGPSFFVGCTEDLVINGEWVYSGTSSMTVYMEDVESGCPREAQCSPNPCKNGGHCTDRWRDFSCKCERPYLGHTCQYNMTAATFGYENITNGYVTVKVSDMARRAVRSIVDISMFIRTRQDRGDIFYLGSEPNPQTELRPQEKTYIAAQMEGGELLVRIQFTDTEAYTVGGVKLNDGNNHLIQIVRNVTLVQVKINGTEYFRKTISASGQLNVTVLYLGGLPQASRYIRQVDNRQIEVSQALQVNFKGVIQDVQISNGSEIMVVEFFPLKANDIPTPIQFGNVTFDYEKVLKGVISDNVCISNPCHHNGTCHVTWNDFWCQCPRGYTGKTCQEMEFCQLQDCPPGSKCQNLDDGYECIANTTFNGVNTSFSYIYNQGEERNVTESTIDSIEITYRSNTGGILMHIAPRVGDLHFTVSVYKDKVTVSWRLDAQNQGILTFGKTEPDGNWTSIILRLNNNSMECDYANSNDENEPPVSPNFSFSLWYDLLVTGTVTLGGLGPSLSTNSYTTGSSRHNLETRNGINENSIDFTERTLTTTSSPHDAMSGEAFKGCLGEVRIGGMLLHYFTYEEVYQNANFTPLEYLALQEDNDTHHNNIGCQLCFDSDCKNDGYCQDKANSYICECPAGYTENDCSFNIDECIDNKCENEATCVDGIANYTCVCNSGWQGWLCDDDINECVSLNPCQHDGECINFPGYFRCECPDQFTGNLCQHFRLITCENQPCKNGGVCTDIPNSQTGNNFTCTCMTGYEGAVCDVPYCIGGKCQNGGKCDSYQQTPRCTCLPGYSGMYCEINIDDCAPDAEGNVPCKNDGKCYDGVNNFTCDCSETGYTGSDCSMDINECQDPSTDCGHGQCENLPGTYQCICESGYCGYNCGMVNPCKEDYCQNGGTCKCGDDGGYRCQCTPEYTGQNCTETEHFLGSQALDIAVIVGPIVGCLFLIAAGSLVALFMMARKKRATRGTYSPSAQEFSNPRVEMDNVMKPPPEERLI; from the exons TACTCACTAGCTTGTTAGTAGTCACTGACGAAGCGCCGCAAGACATCAGACACAAAGAGTACGATGAACATCCTCGAGAAGCATACTTCGATGGCTCTGCTTTTCTCAAATTGAGCTCCTTCGTGTCGGTGCACAGGCACAGTGGTTTAAGTTTTCGAACTTGCGAAGGTGGTCGTCTTTTCATGCAGAAATACAACGACGATTCGATCAGTCTTGAAGTGACTCCGGAAGGACTACTTTTTGTGGCGATCGTTGACCAACAACGTTACAAAGCGAGACTTAATGCTAGGTTACTCAACAACGCTTGGAACAATGTTAATCTCTTTTTTAGACTCGGGAATCTTACTTTGAACGCTGCTGGTCATACACAG GTAATTGCTAATGCCACGTACAACGCTGCGATTCTTACGCTTCCTGACTACGATATGAATGGCTCTCTCATTGTGGGAGAAGGATTCAGAGGATGCATTCTCCAAGGTCCTGGAATTCTTTTTAACGACACTATCAATAACGGAGCCATCTTTGGTCCGTGCCCTGCGGACAACAAAGGAT GTAGTACAGGCGGACTCGGCAGCGTAGGACCGAGCTCGATCACCACCATGGATTTCTGCAATCATGAGCCATGCATGATGCATGGTAAATGCGTGTCACGGCAGGATCGTTACGAGTGCCACTGTTACGCCCGATATTCCGGCAACAACTGTCAAATTGACAATG GTTCGCCCTGTTTAACCGGTCCCTGTCGAAATGGCGGCACCTGTAACGAGGATGCGAAGGGAGATTACAGTTGCGCGTGCAAACCAGGATTCACCGGGACATTCTGCGAATCTCAACTTGGAGTACGACTCTGCGAACAGAGTCCCTGCAGAAACGACGGTATCTGTTTAGCCGTCACCGAAACCGATTACAAATGCGAATGTTCAGCAGGATGGACTGGTAAAAACTGCGAAACGAACATCAACGAGTGTGCCTCGAATCCTTGCAAACACGGTGGACTTTGCATCGACGGtatcaataactatacttgcatGTGCGATAGAACAGG GTACGAAGGTGCAAATTGCGAGATTGATATCGACGAATGCCTAGCAGACCCGTGTCTGAACAACGGTGTATGCTACGACAATTATGGTGGTTATATCTGCCATTGTCCGAACGGTTTCGAAGGACAGAATTGTGAATTGAACTTGAACGAGTGCATATCAGACCCGTGCAAACACGGTGGCGACTGCGTGGACGATGTAGGTTCAtatcattgtaattgtctgCCTGGATACGCGGGTCGTCACTGCGAGCTCAGAAGTTTATGCGAAAACGCAGCATGCCCGGCGAATAGCATTTGCGTGGAAGACGCCCATGGCCCGCAATGTGTTTGTAATCCTGGATTCATGGGCAATCCTCCGAATTGCACTATCAATTATTGCGCCAACAACCCGTGTGCTAATGGAGGAACGTGCACCAGCAACAAAGACGGATTCAATTGTACCTGCCCGCCCGAGTGGAAAG GTAAGAACTGTCAAATAAACGTGGACGAGTGTCTGTCACAACCCTGTCAAAACGGTGGTACGTGTATCGATCGAATCAACGGGTACACGTGTAACTGCACCAAGGATTTCATGGGCGAAAACTGCGAACTGGAATACAATGCATGCGCGGTAAATCCGTGTCAGAACAATGGAAACTGCACCCTGATAGCGAGATCGCGGCGAGAGTTCGTTTGCGAATGCCCGCAGGGTTTCGAGGGGAAGATATGCAACATCAATGTCGACGATTGCGTCGATGTCGTGTGTCCTGATGGCAAGATTTGCGTGGATGGTATCGCTGGTTACGAATGCAAATGCCGAGAGGGTTACAGGGATCCTAATTGTACCCTAATCGTCGACCATTGCGCGACGAAACCCTGCAACAGCGGCACTTGCATCGACCTTGGGGAACATGGTTTCGAGTGCAAATGCAAGGACGGCTATCAAG GGCAATTCTGTGAAGAAGACGTGGACGAATGCAAAGTGGAAGGCATTTCCCTGTGCAATAACGGGATCTGCTTGAACACGGAGGGCAGCTACAATTGTTTCTGCAGACCGGGATTCTCCGGGGACCACTGCGACATCGACATCGACGAATGTCTGTGGGCACCGTGCAAGAACAACGCCACGTGTATCGACCGTATCAACACGTTCGAGTGCCAGTGTCCACCGGGTTACTCCGGGAAAACCTGCGACATGGACGTGAACGAGTGCGAGAGCGATCCTTGCCAGAACGGTGCCACGTGCGTCAATGAAATCGCCAGCTACATGTGCATTTGCTCACTGGGCTTCCGTGGGATTAATTGCGAGATCAATATCGATGATTGCGAGCCGTCACCTTGCTTGAATCAGGGCCGATGCATCGACGGTATTAACAATTATACCTGTGACTGCAGCGACACGGGTTTCGAAGGTGCACACTGTGAACAGAATATCGACGACTGCCGCTCGCAACCGTGTGTGAACGGCGCTAAATGCAAAGATGATATCAAGAATTATAAGTGCCAATGTTATGCTGGGTACACTGGGAAGAATTGCGAAATCGACGTGAACGAATGCGATAGCTCACCTTGCAAGTACAATGGAACTTGTTTAGAGAGATCAAAGAGCGAGTTGTACAAGAGCGACGCGTTGACCTTACCTGCTATATTCAATCAGGAATTTAGCTATGCCAACGCGAGTGG GTACGAATGTCTATGCGTGCAAGGTCTGACAGGCAAAAATTGCGAAATAAATATCAACGAGTGCGACAGCAACCCATGCTTAGCCGGAAATTGCCTGGACCGCATCGGAGGCTACACTTGCGAGTGTGAGAACGGCTACGAAGGTGATCTCTGCCAACACGACATCGACGAATGTAAACGCTACACACCATGCGAGCACGGTGTCTGCACCGATGGAAGAGCAGATTACACATGTACTTGTGAACCAGAGTACGGAGGCAAAAATTGTTCGGTGGAGTTGACCGGATGTCAAGGAAATGCTTGTCAAAATGGCGGAACCTGCTGGCCGTACCTCGTCGACGAAACGATACATAAATTCAATTGCACCTGTCCAAATGGTTTCCATGGAGAAATCTGTGATTAT GTAACGACAATGTCCTTGACTGGCAGATCATACGTCCTGGTGAATACTACTCGCGATGAAGGATATGACATACAGTTCCGCTTCCGCACGACTCTGCCGAATGGGCTACTAGCCATTGGAAAGGGATCAACGTTTTATATTCTTGAACTTGTGAATGGCAAACTGAACTTGCACTCGAGTCTCCTGAATAAGTGGGAGGGTGTATTTATTGGCAGCGGTTTGAACGACTCTCACTGGCAAAAAGTGTTCGTTGCTATCAATGCCACGCACTTGGTGCTCTCAGCTAACGAAGAACAAACGATTTATCCTATTAGTCTGAACGAAGGTTCCAATTCTAACCACACATCTTTCCCAATGACTTATGTGGGTGGTACCACCAACTACCTGCAAAGGTTGACTCATGGACCGTCGTTCTTTGTGGGTTGCACCGAGGATCTTGTTATTAATGGAGAATGG GTATACTCCGGTACCTCATCGATGACAGTGTACATGGAAGATGTCGAATCAGGCTGTCCACGAGAAGCTCAGTGTTCACCAAATCCTTGCAAAAATGGTGGACATTGCACTGACAGATGGCGAGATTTTTCCTGCAAATGTGAGCGACCGTATCTTGGACATACCTGTCAATACAACATGACAGCAGCCACGTTTGGATACGAGAATATCACAAACGGATACGTAACCGTGAAAGTGTCAGATATGGCTAGAAGAGCGGTCAGATCTATTGTAGATATATCCATGTTCATTCGCACAAGACAAGACAGAGGCGATATATTCTATCTAGGATCAGAGCCGAATCCGCAAACTGAGTTACGACCTCAGGAGAAAACTTACATAGCGGCTCAGATGGAAGGAGGTGAACTGCTCGTCAGAATTCAGTTTACCGACACAGAAGCTTACACGGTGGGAGGTGTGAAACTGAACGACGGAAACAATCACCTGATACAAATAGTTAGAAATGTAACGCTGGTTCAAGTGAAGATCAACGGTACCGAATACTTCAGAAAAACCATCAGCGCTTCTGGTCAGTTAAATGTGACTGTCCTATATTTGGGTGGTTTGCCACAAGCTTCTAGGTACATACGACAAGTTGATAACCGTCAGATAGAAGTGTCGCAAGCTCTTCAAGTTAATTTCAAAGGAGTTATTCAAGATGTTCAAATATCCAATGGCAGTGAAATTATGGTCGTTGAATTCTTTCCTCTGAAG GCAAATGACATTCCAACCCCAATCCAATTTGGCAACGTAACCTTCGATTACGAAAAAGTTCTTAAGGGTGTAATATCCGACAACGTCTGCATCAGCAATCCATGCCACCACAATGGTACATGCCACGTCACGTGGAATGACTTCTGGTGTCAGTGTCCACGTGGTTACACCGGAAAGACCTGTCAAGAAATGGAGTTCTGTCAGCTGCAAGATTGTCCACCTGGATCAAAATGCCAGAACTTGGACGATGGTTACGAGTGCATCGCTAATACCACCTTTAATGGAGTGAACACCTCCTTCAGTTACATCTACAATCAAGGAGAAGAAAGGAACGTGACAGAGTCCACGATTGATAGCATCGAAATTACTTATCGATCGAATACAGGTGGTATTCTGATGCATATTGCTCCCCGTGTGGGCGATTTGCATTTCACTGTCTCCGTTTACAAGGACAAAGTCACGGTATCTTGGCGTTTGGATGCGCAAAACCAAGGGATATTGACTTTCGGTAAAACTGAACCTGATGGAAATTGGACATCGATTATTCTGAGATTGAACAACAATTCTATGGAGTGTGATTATGCGAACTCTAATGATGAAAACGAACCACCAGTTAGTCCCAATTTTAGTTTCTCCTTGTGGTATGATTTGTTAGTTACTGGAACGGTTACGCTAGGCGGACTTGGTCCCAGTTTATCTACCAACAGTTATACAACTGGCTCTAGTAGACACAATTTAGAAACTAGAAATGGTATCAATGAAAACTCAATAGATTTTACTGAACGTACATTGACCACCACATCTTCGCCTCATGATGCGATGTCGG GTGAAGCTTTTAAAGGATGCTTAGGAGAAGTAAGAATTGGCGGTATGCTGCTGCATTATTTCACGTATGAAGAGGTTTATCAGAACGCTAACTTTACACCATTGGAGTATCTAGCGTTGCAAGAAGATAACGATACACATCACAATAATATTGGTTGTCAACTCTGCTTCGATTCAGATTGTAAGAACGATGGTTACTGTCAGGATAAAGCGAATAGTTATATTTGTGAATGTCCTGCCGGTTACACGGAGAACGATTGCTCTTTCAACATTGACGAGTGCATCGATAATAAATGTGAAAATGAGGCTACCTGCGTTGATGGAATTGCTAATTATACTTGTGTGTGCAATAGTGGTTGGCAAGGATGGct GTGTGATGATGATATAAATGAATGTGTATCACTGAATCCTTGTCAACATGATGGAGAATGCATAAATTTTCCTGGTTACTTCCGCTGTGAATGTCCAGATCAGTTCACTGGCAACCTCTGCCAGCACTTCCGTTTAATCACTTGCGAAAATCAACCTTGTAAAAATGGCGGTGTTTGTACGGACATACCAAATTCGCAAACCGGTAATAATTTCACATGTACATGTATGACTGGTTACGAGGGCGCAGTTTGTGACGTTCCTTATTGCATCGGTGGAAAGTGTCAAAATGGTGGAAAATGCGACTCATACCAA CAGACACCTCGATGTACATGTCTACCCGGTTATTCTGGAATGTACTGTGAAATTAACATTGATGACTGCGCACCGGATGCAGAAGGAAACGTACCCTGTAAAAACGATGGTAAATGTTACGACGGAGTGAACAACTTCACCTGTGACTGTAGCGAAACAGGTTACACAGGGTCCGATTGTTCCATGGACATAAATGAATGTCAGGATCCATCGACAGACTGTGGTCATGGACAGTGTGAAAATTTACCAGGAACCTATCAATGCATTTGTGAATCAGGTTACTGTGGATACAATTGTGGAATGGTGAATCCTTGCAAAGAG